A region of the Bdellovibrio sp. ArHS genome:
GCCCGTTCTTGGGCCGAAATCAGAAACAACACGCCGTTGTCTTTTTTGGCGTCACCCAGCTTCCATTGATCTGTGATTTCGATAGAAGCCTGTTCAATCGGAAGCCCCTGAAGATCCGGAACAATAAGAACCTGAACCTGCGCTACGCCCCGACGATTGAAATCATAAAGAAGCTGCATGAGCTCTTGACGATCTCCGCGAGTCAAAAAGCCGACTTCGTCAATCACCGGCCCCGTTAAAGGAGGTGGATTGAACTTGGCCTGAGCGACCCCCAGACCAAGAAAGAAAAGAAAAAAAGGAACAAGAAGAAAACGCATTTATTAGAATTTCACTTCAGGTGCTTTTTCAGCAGTCGCTTTTTCTTCCGCTGTCATATCCCACTGAGGCATTTTTTCGAAATGGTACATGATCGAGTTCGTCCAACTAGTTGGCGGGACTGTAACAAGATTGTTGAACGCATTGATGGACTCAATGTAACGCTGACGCGCGATCGTGATGCGATTTTCAGTGCCTTCCAACTGAGCTTGAAGATCACGGAAATTTTGGTCTGCTTTCAAGTCCGGGTATTTTTCAACAACCACCATCAAACGACCCAAAGCTTGCGACAAACCTTGTTGCGCTTGTTGGAACTTCGCCAACTGCTCCGGCGTCACCTTGGAAGGATCAATCTGATTTGAAGTCGCCTTAGCCCGAGCTTCAGTCACTTGAGTCAAAGTCTCTTGTTCATGCTTCGCATAACCTTTAACGACATTCACTAAGTTGGGAATCAAATCTGCCCGACGTTTGTATTGGTTATTGACCTCTGCCAAAGCGGCCTCAGTCGCATTTTTACCTTGTGGTAAAGATTGAATTCCGCATCCCACCAAAAAAGGCAGCACAAATAGGACAAGTAGAGTTAGGTTTTTCATTCAGTTCCTCCGTTTTCGCTGCAAATAGCGCCTGGATCTTGACCCGAGTTTCGCAAGAGCGAGGACTGTTCGCAGGGCAAGGTCCAGGCTCTATTTGTAGCGAATATGGCAGTGACCCTCAATGAAAACCGAACTATAGTAGACTGATGACACGAGTAATTAAGCTCAAATACACCGAATTTGCTGGCTGCATTTTCGTTGACAAGATTGCAGGCCTTAACACGCATACTCCCGAATATGGGCAGCGCGGTTGCGTCGAAATATACGAAGAAGAGCTTGATCGAAAATTATATCCTGTTCACCGCCTGGACAAAGCCACTTCGGGGGCCTTGGTTTTCCCAACTTCGTCGGAAGTGGCCGCCGAACTGACACAACTTTTTGAACAACACAAGGTCGCGAAAAGATATCTGTTCCTGACCGACAAGAAGTCGGAAAAAAAGGAATTCACTTACGAATCCTTAATTACAAAAGAGAAAAATTCTTTCGTCAGCTCGCTGGCAAAAGAGCCCAACTCAAAAACAACCTTTAAGTGGCTTGAATCCTTAGGCCCCTATGAGCTTTGGGAAGCCATTCCTCATACCGGTAAGCCTCACCAAATCCGGCTGCACGCCGAAGCCAATGGCCTTGCCATTCTGGGTGATGAGGAACATGGGGGCAGTCGCTTCGTTCGCCTATGTTTGCACTCCCATTCATTAAGCTTTGAACTGCGAGGCCAGAAAGTTCACTACGAAACAGAACTTCCCGTCTGGGCCACGCAGAGTGATATTTTAACGGATATTGAAGCTTTGACCGTCGCCGAAGCTCTGCAACGTCGCGAGCGCATGTACAAGTTTTCAGAACTTCAAGACGAGTGTCTGCGCCTTAGCCACCGTGAAATCGATTCTTACCGCATCGACCAGTACGGAGATCATCTTTGGGTTTATTGGTACAAAGAATCCGATCCCAGCGTTCAGGATCTTTTGCGCTTTGAAAAACTGGCCAAAAAACTGCATAAGAAAATCTACATTCGCAAGATGTTAAATAGAGGAGAAGATCCTAACGCGGAAATTCTTTGGAATATTGGCAATACGTCTGCCGTTTGGATCGCCAAAGAAAATGGCGTGAAGTATGAGCTGCGCAATAACACAGGCTTATCCCCCGGGCTTTTCTTGGATCAACGTGAAAATCGCCTGTGGGTGCAAAAACATGCGCAAGACCGTCGTGTTCTGAATCTGTTTTCTTATACCAGCGGGTTCAGCCTAGTTGCTGCCT
Encoded here:
- a CDS encoding class I SAM-dependent methyltransferase, yielding MTRVIKLKYTEFAGCIFVDKIAGLNTHTPEYGQRGCVEIYEEELDRKLYPVHRLDKATSGALVFPTSSEVAAELTQLFEQHKVAKRYLFLTDKKSEKKEFTYESLITKEKNSFVSSLAKEPNSKTTFKWLESLGPYELWEAIPHTGKPHQIRLHAEANGLAILGDEEHGGSRFVRLCLHSHSLSFELRGQKVHYETELPVWATQSDILTDIEALTVAEALQRRERMYKFSELQDECLRLSHREIDSYRIDQYGDHLWVYWYKESDPSVQDLLRFEKLAKKLHKKIYIRKMLNRGEDPNAEILWNIGNTSAVWIAKENGVKYELRNNTGLSPGLFLDQRENRLWVQKHAQDRRVLNLFSYTSGFSLVAALAGAQEVCTVDVSQNFIDWSKKNFEINGLNPEDDKYEFWVQDCILFLKGTIRRKRKFNLIICDPPSFGRSKNGVFSISKNFDELLINALYCLEKNGLLLFCTNYEKWTTGDLHLKLNKLKKDFSFKILPAPAQGVDFELPDQEPLMKSLILRKN
- a CDS encoding LemA family protein, encoding MKNLTLLVLFVLPFLVGCGIQSLPQGKNATEAALAEVNNQYKRRADLIPNLVNVVKGYAKHEQETLTQVTEARAKATSNQIDPSKVTPEQLAKFQQAQQGLSQALGRLMVVVEKYPDLKADQNFRDLQAQLEGTENRITIARQRYIESINAFNNLVTVPPTSWTNSIMYHFEKMPQWDMTAEEKATAEKAPEVKF